GATGGCTCCCGACCCCGGGCTCCCCCAGAACAAGGGGTGAgcccaagcccccccccccccccccagggagcgGCGGGCCAACGCTATCTAATTACACAGCCGCAGCCAGCAGCAGCCCAGTGACTCATCCCCGACTCCCAGGAGGGGAGGGCGGCCGGTGCAAAATAACCCTCCGGGGTTTCAAGCACAAAGGGCATTTTCTGGGGAGGGCGGCCGGCCTCACTCCTGGCTTGCAAGGCTCTGGACGAGCcgtgcccgtgtgtgtgtgtgtgtgtgggtgtgtgtgtgtacggtGAGGCAGGCCTGGTGCCTAGCAGTGGCACTGGGAGAAAAACACCCAGGAGGGGACCGAACCTCCAGCCCGTCACTGTCTGGAAGAGAGGGGGAGCCCCCGAAGCCTTGGGGGTCCCGGCAGccagtctggggggtgggggagacagacggCGCTCGGTTATGAACGACCCAGGACGCACGAGCACTGgccactgccccgcccctcctgccgggGGTCTTGGAGGCTTGTCCGTGGTCGGCGGAGGCCATCCCGGGAGGATGGAAATAACCTTTCCTTTGATCCCGCCCTCCCAGGGGCAGACGCGACTTCCTGTGTTTGGACAGCCCGCCCTGAAGGCCTATTTTGGCCGCCGGGCTCCCCGCcggcccctgccctcagcccttTGTGTTAAACGGCCACCTTCGGCCTCAGCGCCCTTCGACGGTGGCCAGTGGGGAGCCACCCCATCTCCCCACGTCTGGGCCTTCCCGGGAGTTGGTGGTCGACTGTATTGATTCCTGTGACCCCCGCAGGCACTGGCAGCCCCAGATGCCGCCgtggggctgagggggagggggaagactCCACCGGGGCAGGACAGACCCCGAAGTGTGGCTTAAGGACCCACACGCCCTGGGTAATCTGACTGGGCACCGTAGAGCCGCCGGGCCCTGAAGCATCTTCTGACAAGTCCCTTGCTTAAggaggggacactgaggcccagagagggtccGAGCCATGTTTGTCGTTTCAGTCGAGGGCTTCGGTGGCCCTCGAAGAGCTGGGCAGCCCAGCCTGCGCCCACTcctgcccccgcaccccccacaCCTGTGCACCCTGGCTGTAGCCCCTCAGGGCAACCCTCAGCTCAGGGGGCTTGTCACCAGGGACTGTCCTCCAGCGGGGACGGTGGCAGGCCCAGGGACACTCTGCTCGCATCTGCCCGCTGCTCAGGGAGGCTTCTGgcctcaggcccctccaaggccaGTCCTGACTGTTCAAGCATCATCCCCAGCTGAGAGTGCCCAGGTGTCCCCAGGTGTGACAGTCCAGGTGTCCCCAGGTGTGACTCCCCAGCTGTGACGGTCTAGAGTCCTCAGCTGCCTCCTTGCATCAGGGGGCCTGACCCCAGGCAGACtcgcacgccccccccccccccaagaggcCAATAACCGTCTAACTCTCCGCGCAGGCAGCACACCCAGCCCCAGACTCAGCCCCGAGCCTGGCTCCCGGGGAGCACCCTGGACGggcggccccctccccgccctcctgcccctccttccagccCATCAGCTCCGCACACGGGTGCACAGCTCTGGGCTTTCAcctggtgtggggtggggtggggactaaCTTGCTCAGGCCTGGGGGGCGGCCagaccccctcaccccccagtgAGGCCTCGCTGACAGGGCCTCGCCCCGGGGCCGCGTGCCCACCTGGCCTTGTGCGTCCTGTTCCCGGCCGCGGCGGGCAGGCTGGCGCTGACGTTGGGGAAGGGGGCCTCTGAGGACGCGTTGGCCACCCTGCCGCTGCTCAGCCCCAGGTGCGACCCGTTGAGCAGGTGGGCGCCGGCCCCCTCGCTCTCGTCATCGTCCACGTAAAGCCCCTCGGCCGGGGAGCCCCGGGGGGCACCCTGCACGAAGATGCCGCTGCCCGTCCCGTTGAGGGGGAGCTCCTGGGAGTCCGAGCCGGCGCCCAGGTGCTGGCCGGAGAGGACGCCGGGCGAgaggaggccctgggaggggcggTGGGCGCCGGCCCCTCGGTCCCCCGTGTCCCCGGAGAGAGCTGTCCCTGTGGCGTTGCCATCTGCGAAGGAGACAAGTGGCTTAGCTTCACACGGCCCCTCACGTGGGGGGGGCTTGGGGGCAAgggctgccctggggtgggggccaccgGGGCTGGAGGCCCAGAGCTGAGCCTGGGGGCCCCCAGGGGGGGGTCTCTGCCCTGCGAGCGGACCCGGGGCATCGAGGGGAGGCCCACGGGCCGGCCTGGACCGGCTCTGGTGGGGAGTCGCCTTGACCTCTGCAGCAGGATGAAGGGGTCCCCCAGAACTCGTGTCCGCCCAGAGCCCCAGAATGTGGGCTTGTTTAGAAAGAGGACCTTTGTCAACATAGGGAGGGACCTCAGGATGAGACCGCCCTGGGTTTGGAGCGGCCCCCCCACCCGAGACCGCTGTccttgggggaaggggaggggacatgGGGAGAGTCACAGAGGAGCAGGTGTGTGGGGACGCGGGCAGAGGCTGCAGTGGCTTGGCCAAAGCCAAGGACACCCGGGGCCCCTCGATGCTGGGGGAGGCGGGCAGGAGCCCCTGGGGCCCCCCGCAGGGAGGCAGCTGCCGACCGCTCGGCTGTGGACCCCGGCCTCCAGGGCCGGGGAGAGCGCGCCCCCGTGTCCCGGGCCGCCAGCGGTGGTCATTTATCACCGCAGCCCCGGGGCGCCAACACGGCCGCTCGGGTGTCTTCTACTTAAAGACGCCGAGGGCCTTGCAAGCCCACTCCCCAAGTCCATGAGGGGGCCCCTCCCGAATCCGGCCGCCTCCCTGCCCTCCGAGCAACGCCCTCGTGGCCTTCCTTCCGGGGCTCTCACCAACCCCCCACATGCCGCCTGCCTCTACCCAGTCACCAAGGGCAGGGCCGGTGGGGTCGGAGCGGCCTGCGTCTGACTCCCAGCGCCCCACGGCGGGCTGTGTGGTGTGGGcaagcccccccccctcccccccgccgccTCCATGTCCCCATCTGTCACGGGGGACAACCTCCTCCACCTCAAAGGACACGACCCAGGGTGCAGGTGGAGGCCTGGCTCGGGGCCCACCCAGGACGCCTGCAAGGACctggctcccccccaccccgtccggCCCTCCTGCCGTCTGCCCGAGGCCCCTCCCCgggcagcgccccctgctgtcAGTCACCTCTGAAGCCCGTGCCCCTGGGCGCTCCGGTGAAGGCCCTGCCGCCGGCCGGCTCGCACACCTCGTTGTTCCCCTTGCTCAGGCCCAGCTCGGCCCCCGGGCCGGGGGCGCCCAGCAGCCGGTCGTCCAGGCCCAGCCGCTCGGGGGAGGCCTGGCCAAAGAGCGAGCCGTTGTGCGGGAGGAAGCCCAGCGGCCCCGGCCCGTCCAGCTCCGGGTCCTCGGCGCTCTCGGAGGTGGGCTCGGAGAAGCGGTAGTAGGGCTGCCCGGGCCGGGCCGCGGACGGCTGCTGCAGCGTGTACTGGAAGGTGATGGAGGGGCTCTTGCCGTTCTGGTTCCACACCTGGGGGGGACGGGGGGGCGGGAAGGGGGGATGGGAGCCTGTCCtacctcccccggcccctccctcccagcccgcGGCGGTGGCTGCGGTGCCTGGCACCCGCCAGCCCCGGCCACCCGGGAGCGTGGAGGATGCGGCCACCCCAGGGAGGGGCGTGGGGTCTGCCCAGCCCGGCCTGCGGCAGCGAGGGGTGTACTCTGTGTGCAGAACTTGCTGAAGGTAAgtcccggctggcgtagctcagtgggttgagcatgggctgcgaaccaaagtgtcgcaggttcgattcccagtcagggcacatgcctgggttgcaggccagggcccccagcaagcgcacattgatgtttctctctctctctttctccctcccttccctctctgaaaataagtaaataataattttttaaaaaagaggatgcTAAAGGTGACGAAGCCTCCGACACCAGACCCAACCCAGGTTACCACCGTGTGCCAGCGACCCCCAGAAACTGACCACGGACTgtctcctgccccgccccgggAGCGCCCCGGGGGCAGTCGGGGGCAGGCCTGTGGCCACCAGCCCGCACAGTCCCTCAGCATGAAGGACCCAGCAGGAACGCCAGTGTCCGAGGAGCCGGGGGAGGACACGGCGTGGAGGGCACAGCCCCCTGAATGTGAAGAGGGCCCTGTGTCCCCAGGCCCCTGAGCAGCCCCTCGTCCTGAGCCCCCGTGTTGTCCCCAGTGACCTGCACAGGACCTCGGGCCAGGCCCACGGGCTGGGGTCCTGACAGCGGGGATGAATgaacgagtgaatgaatgagtgaatgagtgaatgaatgaatggaaaggtAAGTGAgaaggtgagagagggagagggggtgagCAAGAGCACAGGGAAACGGGTCAGTGGGCAGTGAGTGGGGGCCGACAGAGAGGAGGCACCACAACCTGAGTGAGTGAGTCCGGGGATGGACgagagggagggcggggctggggccggggcccgCCCCCGCCGGGGCGGGGCGCCGTCTCGGGCACGCCCAccgccggccgccgccgccgccgccgcgcacGCACCATGACGTTCAGGCTCTGGTTGGTGGGCCCCTGCGCCACGATGTACTCGATGCCGGTCTCGTAGATGTCCATGGGCCGCCGGTACTTGACCACGGTGCCGGCGATGTTGAAGTTCTTGGGGCTGTCCACCTTGAAGTTGCCGTTGAAGAAGAAGGAGCCGGTTTCATCTGCGAGGGCTGACAGGTGGAGGCCGCCGGTCACCGGGGCTGACCggctgcggggagggggcggggggcgtggccCCCGGCCCGGGACCCTCCCCTGACGCCCTGAAGACGGGAGACCGTGTGCCGAGCGGAAGGGCTGCGGAGGGCACAGCGGCCGGCCGCCCCGGCCACAGAGTGCCGGGGACACAGAAGCGCTTCCCCGTCAGCCTGAACCGGACGAGGACGTGCGGAGGTGGCCAGAGGTGGCCGGCCCTGGGCCCGTTGGGTCCTGCCATCCTGGCCGCCTCTGAAAGGCCGGGCCTCGAGGGGCGGGTGGCATCAGGACTGAGCCCCCGGGTCTGGAGCCGCAGGGCCAGCGCCTGGGGAGGCGGCCGCTGGGCCACTGGGCAGCGGGTGTTaaccagagggggcggggccgggccacCCAGCCGGGCTCTGCTGCAGACTCCCGCGTGGCCCTGGGCCAGTCACTGCCCCAGCGTCCCACCTGGACACGGGGACGACGCAACCTCAGTGCGCCTCTGGGCTCCACACAGAGGGATGCTGGCCCAGCAGGCCCTCCCCGGCCACCCCCAGCTGGCCAGCTCTGTGCTCCCACTGGGCATCATGGCATCACGCTGCACATGCTGGCGAGGCCAGGCTGACCATTTGCCCGGGCCCCCCATGCTGCCAGACGTGACAAGGGAGGCCGGGGCACTTCCTGGGCCACTGTCTTTGTGAGGAGGGCACAGGTGGACAGACACACGGAAAGGGGGCCTCAGTGGGATGGCCCCACCCAGGGACACCCAGTCCCAGCGATGCCCAGGCAGCGGGAGGGCGCCTGCAGCCTTGTGCCCCATGGCCCGGGGGGGCAGCGACCgcccagagctgggctgggggtctgggGCAGCCGGCcgtccctggggctgtgggagtgCCCACAGcacagcctgggggggggggcagggggcagtgaggGGGTGGGCCCCACACTCGGGGACCGTGCGTCTTCCAGGACCcgtctggggagggaggagctcaGCTCCCAAAGCCCCTGACGCCGCAGGGCAGCTGGGCAGCTAGCTGCTGACCAGGCTGACACACCAGCAGGACGGACACGTCTGctggacaccccccccccagcacagCGGCATCTCCACACGCTGTGACCACCGTCGGGCGGGGGGCTGGCTGCCTCGGCCCACCTTCCAGGCCTGCGCACCTGGTTAGGTCCCCGGCCTGCGTGTGAGCCCTGTTTCCTGACAGCGATGACCCTCTTCTCCACGGCTTTCCCGGGGCTCTGACGGAGGCCAGCCTTGACATCTGTGGGCACCGGAGCAGCCGCCTGGCAGAGGCCCGGCTCCCAGTAGCAgatgccagggctgggggtgtgtgGCCCCGCCCGGGTATGGGGTTGGAGCCTGCGGGGCCCAGCCACTGCGTCCCCTGAGCTGCGAGGGTGTCGCCAGCGCAGGCTCTCACGGGGCCGCCctgagaggcagggaggtggaCCAGGTGCTGGGAACAGCCTCCCCACCTGGGTCCCCAGCCtgtccctcccagggcagggccaaGTGCAGAGCTGCTTACAGGGGTTGGCAGCTGCCCACAGTGGCCACCAGGGCCGCGGGGGGGCCTCCTGGGGTGCAGACTGGGCACacggccaggccaggccccgaCGCCTCTCCGGGATTGCCACCAGCACAGGCCCTCGCTGCCTCGGCCGTCACACCAATAACTCTAGGGCCCCTACCGAGGTTCAGATCCCACCGGGGACCACCCAGGGGCAAGAACATTCACTCGGGAGCCCCTGACCCGGGTCTGCACCCCACCTCTGTCGAGGCTGCCCACGGCCTCGGCCTGGCCACCTACTGCCCCTCTCTGCGCCTCGACCTTcgcccctcctgggccccactcccctgccctggAGGCAGGGACCCACCTCCAGCTTTCTCCAGGCTCTCCAGGGACGGGCAGCTCACTACCTGACGTCACACCTCCCTCCACGGTCCAGCGGCTCCGAGTACAACAAGGCCCTTCTGCACCCGAGGGAGTCAGCTCCCCTAAGACCCCCCCCACCACACCGGGTCAGGCTCCGGCTTCAGCAGTGCGCCCCTCCCCTGCAGGAAAGAACCCTTCTCTGCCCAGACGCGGGCCCCGTGCTCAACCACAAGCTCACGCGAGGCAGCTGCCCGGGCCGCACACACGTACCCAGCACGTCGGCGGACTTCCTCCGCTCCACGATCTGGATGTCTCGGGCGCCGGCCGGGATGTGGGTCACCAGAGAGTaacctggtggggggggggggggcaggcgatGGTGAGCAGCAGGTCTGGCTGGGGCCGCCGCCCCTCAGCTGGAAAGGGAACAGCTGGCGGCCCCCTCCTGTGATCCTGGTGGGGGCTGTCTAGCCGCACAGAGGCAGGTCCCAGGTCCCGCTGGAGCCCCCCTGGTGCCGCCTAGGGGCTGACCCCCGCCCAGGCTGGGGTCCAGGCTCACTCAGGCACCCCTGCCTGGGGTTGGGCGGAAGGGCCCGCCAGCAGGGGTGTGAGAgcaggcaggggccccaggggcctgtCCTGGAAACCCCTCCCTAGCGGGGCTCCAGAGAATGCGGCCTCAGCCCCCCGAACTCACGATGTGTAACGGatagccccccaccccatccgAAACACGGACTCCGTGGAACAGGGTGCCCCCAAATGGGCGAGCCCTCGCTCAGATCTGCCAGCGGCGAGGAGGCGACacgtgactcagtttcccctctcTGTGTGGCGTCCACAGCCCCCTGCAGTGCTGCCAGAGCCCGCCCCAAACCCGCTGTCCAGTAGACGCTGGACAAAGAGCCGCGGGTCACTCCCAGCCCAGGCGGGCCCAAGGAGCGCCtggccagcccccaggcctgggcggAGGGGCAGGTGGCCCACGAGGGGCAGGCGCCGGCGCAGGGACGCCCGGCAGGCTGGGAACGGCCCCCGCGGACcctggcggggaggggcggggagcagcGGCGTCTCACCGAGCTGGGCGTTCCCCTTGCGGTACGTGCCCGTGACGTAGGTGCAGCTGCTCCCGTTGCCCTGGCAGACGCCGCACTTGTCCAGCGTGCGGGTGGAGAACAGGACGCCGTCACAGCCGatgggctgcagggagggaggcggaGAGCGCGGCTGGGACCGGGCGGGGGCCGGGCAGCCCGGCGGCCGGCGCGGTGGGACCCGCGGTACCCATGCTACAACGTTTAACAACCTCACATTTTCCAGACACGCAAACCCCTCGCTGGTCGGCGAGCTTGCAGGACGTGCCGTCGCGGGCGGGCACCATGAGCTGCCGCTGGCCGTCCGCGGTGGTGCAGTGCAGGTCGCAGGGCTTGCTCGAGATGTGCACGTAGTCGTCtgcgggggcggggacgggggcgcGTGGGGCGCGTGCGGGGCCGTGGCTCCCCCTTCCACGGAGACCGCACGCCCTCCACCCCGGCACACGCAGGCCTGGAGAGGCGAGGGGACTCGCCCGGGGTCCCGGTGGGTGACGTGAACCAAGGGGCAggcggcccggcccagcccccagtCTGTGAGTTCCGGCCTCGGCCTCCCTGTGGGTGGGGACAGTGCCCCCTGCAGGAGGTCGGAGCCAGTGCATGGCCCCGCGCGGCCGGACCTGGCCACCCTCAGCGGACCCCACGCGCGGGAGAGGCCAGCCGCCTGAACGACTCACGACCCTCCACAAGGACCCTCCGTCCGGCCCGCtttgcccacctgcccacccactgGACGCATGTGTCCCCCGCCACGGTCCCCAGGAGCTGGCCCGCCGGGTGGGGGCGAGGAGACATACCGGGGTACAGGGGCTTCCACCGGTGCCACCGCCCGTCATACATCTGGGCGTTGAAGGAGACGCACTGCTCCTCTCGGAAGCTTCTCGCGTCCGGCGGGCACTCCTGGGGGCCGAGCGCGTGGGGTGGGAGCAGCGGCCACGGCCCCGGgcggcctcccccacccctccccctctctggctCCCCGGACGCAGCCAGGATGAGCGGAGGGGCAGCTGCTGAGATCCCTCCGCGCCCTCGTGTGCTGGCCCGCCCGTGCTCTGGGCGGGACCCTGTGAGCCCCCGGCTGCCCCAGCTCCGCCCGGGGCctcggggtggggcagggggctgtagTGTTTCACAGGTGGGGACGAGACACCTGGTGATGGTCAGTCCCCCGGCATACTCCCGGCGCAGGGCCTGTGGGGGCCGCAGACCCCAACTCTGGAGCCCCCTGCGCCTGCCGGAGGGCACGGCGGGCGGCCCCGTCTCACTGGGTGCGGGGAGGGCGCCCTCACCCAGGACCCCTCTGCACAGGGTGTGAGGGGCAGCCCGGGACTGAGTGTCCACGAGGGCACCTGGCACCTgcggaggggggggcggggcctcacctGCACCTGGCACAGCTGGTACTGCTTGGACGTGCCCGTGCAGGTCCTGTTCCCGGCGCCCGTGGCCGACGTCCTCCTGGCAGGAAGATGCGGGCGCTGAGCTGCGCCCGGGAGCAGCCggctgcaggccccgcccccaccgcctccCCGCCCGCTCCGGCCGAGGGGCCGTGCTCCCCCACTCAGGCATTCAAGCAGCATGAGCGggtcccccagccccttcccgggGGAGGGACGATACGGGGGTCACCTCTACACCCCCGTCCCCTCGCCCAGGGTCCTCGTACCCAGAATCAATGGTGATAACGACAATTTTGCCCATGTGCGGGCCCTGCACGGAAGCTCACGCACACGTGTGTTCTCAGAGCCGTTGGCTGGCATGAGCATGGTCTCCGCCCCTCGGTGCGGggggcagtgtgggggggggggctgatgCTCAGAGAGGCGGTGGGACTTGCCCACGGTCGCCCCGCTAGGAAGGGGCAGAGGCCAGACTCGAACCCAGGTCTGTCCGGCAGCCGCTGGGGCACCATGTGCTTTTCCGTGTTTGCTCAGCTCGGGCCTTCGAAAGAGAGGGCCaggggctcccccccaccccgccccccacagagcCTCAGAGAGGGCTCCCCCCCCCTTGTGAAGGCCAGCGCTCCGGGCCCTGGAGCAGGGTGCGCCCAGGACGCCGCCAGCCAGCCAGTCCTCCTTGGGAGCTGTGACCTCAACGGCCAGTGAGGAGGCCGCGTCCCGGCCTGTCCCACGCCGCCGCCCCACacggaagccccccccccccgctccccgcaGAGCCCCCCCGAGCCCCGCACCTCTGTTGCAGGCAGTGCCGCTCCTGGGACGTCACGCCCACGCCGCAGCTGCGGGAGCACGCCGTCCACTTGGTCCACTCCCCCCACCAGTAGGCCATGGCGTCCGGGCCCCCCTCCAGGCTGTTGTCCGTCGGGCTGCTGTCCTGGGCGGCGAGAGGCCCGGCGGGGGTCAGACGGCAGAGCCGGTGGGACGGGCCGGCCCCCCCAGGGCGGTCTCAGATGGGCGTTGTGGGCCCAGGTCCCTCCTGTCTTGAGATCTGGGCCGTCCCAGGCGCTCCACGGGGTCCTGAGGACACACCTAATCCCAAgcggcccagggccctgccctggtTCCGGGGGAcacagccttccccacccccactgcacccCTCCAAGGGGTGGCGCCTGCCCTGAGCCCTCCTGCCAGACGGCGAGGGCTCCAGGGGTGCCAGAGGCCCCGCTCAGGCCGGACCCCCTGCCGCCGTGTTCCTGGCCGTGGGGGGCACCCGGGGAAGGCGCTGAGGGCAGGACCCCTGGACGTGGGCCCCTCCAGGCGAGGGGCCACACTCCCCACTCACCATGGCCCCGCTGGGTGCTACAGTCCCGGCCACGAGCGCCACCGCCAGCAGGGACCAGGCCCAGCGAGAAGGCCGCAGCCTGCTGTCCATCCTAGGGAGCAAGGCCACCGTCACCGCCAGGCCAGACGCGCTTCCTCTGTCAGCTGACCGGGGTCCGCTCTGGGGAGACGCCCGCGGGGCCCGCCCACCGCCAGGGCCACGGGGCAATCTGGGATGGGCTGGCAGCGGCTGGTGCCTGCCACGGGCTGGGGACGCAGGGCAGTGGGGCGGGTGCTGggcctgccccgccctccctgcccaccccccgcccccgtgtgaGGGCACTCGGGGTCACACACCCTGCTCTGCCACTGGACACCTGAGCTCCCGGAGGACACCTGTGGGCCCAGGCTGTGTCCTCAGGGGTGGAGCTGAGGCCCCGACTGGGTCTGCCGCCTGGGCCCACAGACTCCTCCCAGCTGGGGCACCGCGGGGTCTTTACCAGCCCAATGCTTGCTGGCGCCCGGGGAGAAGGGAGCAGGGCCGGCTGACGGGTGGGTCCATGGACGCCCCAGCCCCTCGGGGACCTCAGGCTGGCAGAGCCTGGGCACCCATGCCCCTTCTCAGGAGGCCAGCGCCCCAGCCCAAATGCCACTTGACCCCCCACTTGGGGAACCTCCCACCTGGGGGGCCCTCTGCCCCCCAAAGGGGGGGATGGTGGCTGTGGGGAGCCGGGGGGCTGTAGTGGCCTCTGTCTAGAGCCTGTCTTCCATCCTGAGTGCCACTTGCCAGCAGGCTGGAGAAGGGGTTTCAGAAGCCACCCAGCCCACCGCCCTGGAGCCcggagcccagagaggggagcCGGCATTCCTGGAGCCACCCAGCACAGCAGCAGGCCAGCCCGGGAGCCTGGAGACCCCACCAGCTCACTCCGGGGCAGACGGTGTGGAAGCGCCCGGGCCCTGCCTGTCCCGGAGGCAGCTCTCCCACAGGCCCGCCCCCCTGTCCTCGGACACCCCCACTCCCGTGCGGCCTGAGCACCTGCGGACCCTCGGGCACGGCGCCAACACCACCCTGGCACCCTGAGACGGTCTCTGCCCTGGGCAAGATGGTAACGCACCCTGCAGATCGTAGCGGGGGCCCCCAAGACCCCCACCTCCCCGGCCGccgcctccccgccctgcccgtctgctcccctcccccacaggcctccgcggcacccccctcccccgccccgggcccgcGGAGCCCCCTCCGAGGTCCCATTGGCTCGCGGGCGCTCCGGCTCCTGCCCGCGGGCTGAAGACAGGTGCTGAGCCGGCCTCACACTTGGTTTTCATTAAGGCCCAGACACCGCTGGCCGCGGGCCAGCCCCGGCGCATG
This sequence is a window from Phyllostomus discolor isolate MPI-MPIP mPhyDis1 chromosome 3, mPhyDis1.pri.v3, whole genome shotgun sequence. Protein-coding genes within it:
- the ADAMTSL2 gene encoding ADAMTS-like protein 2, coding for MDSRLRPSRWAWSLLAVALVAGTVAPSGAMDSSPTDNSLEGGPDAMAYWWGEWTKWTACSRSCGVGVTSQERHCLQQRRTSATGAGNRTCTGTSKQYQLCQVQECPPDARSFREEQCVSFNAQMYDGRWHRWKPLYPDDYVHISSKPCDLHCTTADGQRQLMVPARDGTSCKLADQRGVCVSGKCEPIGCDGVLFSTRTLDKCGVCQGNGSSCTYVTGTYRKGNAQLGYSLVTHIPAGARDIQIVERRKSADVLALADETGSFFFNGNFKVDSPKNFNIAGTVVKYRRPMDIYETGIEYIVAQGPTNQSLNVMVWNQNGKSPSITFQYTLQQPSAARPGQPYYRFSEPTSESAEDPELDGPGPLGFLPHNGSLFGQASPERLGLDDRLLGAPGPGAELGLSKGNNEVCEPAGGRAFTGAPRGTGFRDGNATGTALSGDTGDRGAGAHRPSQGLLSPGVLSGQHLGAGSDSQELPLNGTGSGIFVQGAPRGSPAEGLYVDDDESEGAGAHLLNGSHLGLSSGRVANASSEAPFPNVSASLPAAAGNRTHKARTRPKARKQGVSPADMYRWKLSLHEPCSATCTTGVMSTYATCVRYDGIEVDDSYCDALTRPEPVQDFCAGRECQPRWETSSWSECSRTCGEGYQFRTVRCWKMLSPGFDSSVYSDLCEATDAVRPEERKTCRNPACGPQWEMSEWSECPAKCGERGVVTRDIRCSEDEKLCDPNTRPVGEKDCMGPPCDRQWTVSDWGPCSGSCGQGRMIRQVYCKTSDGRVVPESQCPMETKPLAIHPCGDKNCPAHWLAQDWERCNTTCGRGMKKRVVLCMELANGKPQTRSGPECGLARKPPEESTCFERPCFKWYTSPWSECTKTCGVGMRMRDVKCYQGTDIVRGCDLLVKPLDKQTCEVQPCPTDPPDDNCQDQPGTNCALATKVNLCSHWYYSKACCRSCRPGRS